In the Helianthus annuus cultivar XRQ/B chromosome 11, HanXRQr2.0-SUNRISE, whole genome shotgun sequence genome, one interval contains:
- the LOC118484286 gene encoding 30S ribosomal protein S11, chloroplastic → MAKAIPKKGSRGRISSRKSIRKIPKGVIHIQASFNNTIVTVTDVRGRVVSWSSAGTCGFQGTRRGTPFAAQTAAANAIRAVVDQGMQRAEVMIKGPGLGRDAALRAIRRSGILLTFVRDVTPMPHNGCRPPKKRRV, encoded by the coding sequence ATGGCAAAAGCTATACCGAAAAAGGGTTCACGTGGACGTATTAGTTCGCGTAAGAGTATACGTAAAATACCAAAGGGGGTTATTCATATTCAAGCAAGTTTCAATAATACCATTGTGACTGTTACAGATGTACGAGGGCGAGTGGTTTCTTGGTCCTCTGCCGGTACTTGTGGCTTCCAAGGTACAAGAAGAGGGACGCCGTTTGCTGCTCAAACCGCAGCGGCAAATGCTATTCGTGCAGTAGTAGATCAAGGTATGCAACGAGCAGAAGTCATGATTAAAGGTCCCGGTCTTGGAAGAGACGCAGCATTACGAGCTATTCGCAGAAGTGGTATACTATTAACTTTCGTACGGGATGTAACCCCTATGCCACATAATGGCTGTAGACCCCCGAAAAAAAGACGTGTGTAG
- the LOC110873911 gene encoding uncharacterized protein LOC110873911, which yields MDQSQLPPTTGQPTSSFIPTSSMPSPNTTIPTSTPEIKPTNTTLPENTQPEYSFSYHPTSSVVPAFSTFFPTSDQPSSSQQIPSPNLFQTSPSIIHSTPFQPPLQPGVQYQQPHFQHTSGARQDGFDDGYDEEFGGYDEEGYMYGGDGEKGEYTYVQGRNQGMQDVGRIPQQQIIPQQLPPQGPPVRRQVQQPYVGPRFQPPLQQFGPPRLQAQRPMGPVRPRVRLGVP from the coding sequence ATGGATCAATCACAATTACCACCCACTACGGGTCAACCTACATCATCCTTTATACCTACATCATCCATGCCTTCACCAAATACTACCATTCCTACATCCACACCAGAAATCAAACCAACCAACACTACATTACCCGAGAATACTCAACCTGAATACTCTTTTAGCTATCATCCTACATCATCCGTTGTTCCAGCTTTCTCAACATTTTTTCCAACATCCGATCAACCCTCATCATCACAACAAATACCATCACCCAATTTATTCCAAACCAGTCCATCTATCATCCATTCCACTCCATTTCAACCACCTTTGCAACCGGGAGTACAATATCAACAACCACATTTTCAACACACTTCGGGTGCAAGACAAGATGGGTTTGATGATGGGTATGATGAAGAATTTGGGGGATATGATGAAGAAGGGTATATGTATGGAGGAGATGGGGAGAAAGGAGAGTACACTTATGTTCAAGGTAGAAATCAAGGGATGCAAGATGTTGGTAGAATTCCTCAACAACAAATCATACCGCAACAATTGCCACCACAAGGTCCACCGGTTCGAAGGCAAGTTCAACAACCATATGTGGGGCCGAGATTTCAGCCACCTTTACAACAATTTGGGCCCCCACGACTACAAGCTCAAAGGCCGATGGGTCCCGTACGCCCAAGAGTTCGATTGGGTGTACCGTGA